Proteins from a single region of Arctopsyche grandis isolate Sample6627 chromosome 1, ASM5162203v2, whole genome shotgun sequence:
- the LOC143917133 gene encoding carbonic anhydrase 2-like, with product MCYLNKAENFGDGFGEYDRNAQNQDQNDDEDDDQNDDEDEADINTVLGKTFLNWFTAPGLSTIKDESSPTHWTYDDQSHWVSPVFPMCGGTRQSPIDIPADVTPVIRAPCLIWSNYHSAQRYLTLENNGHSIYASSTWAQGGIPILSGGILTGNYIFDAVHWHWGRDNNDGSEHSFQSHKYPLEMHLVHYNSQYPSISAALASNDPQALAVVGVMFKASIFSNPGMTVLTQAMRRATSAGVQNMVLPLGHLGLNFKDGYYTYLGSLTSPPCNQVVRWIILKKPLHIKSSQLNIFRSILVNGRPLTYNYRNIQPLNGRQVQYYDQCQ from the exons ATGTGTTAtctaaat AAGGCTGAAAATTTTGGCGACGGTTTTGGAGAATATGACCGAAATGCACAAAACCAAGATCAAAATGATGATGAAGACGATGATCAAAATGATGATGAAGATGAAGCTGATATCAACACAGTGCTTG GAAAAACTTTCTTGAACTGGTTCACTGCTCCAGGGCTTAGTACTATAAAAG ATGAATCATCTCCAACTCACTGGACTTATGATG ATCAAAGTCATTGGGTATCACCAGTATTTCCGATGTGCGGCGGAACACGGCAATCTCCCATAGATATTCCAGCAGATGTAACGCCCGTTATTAGAGCACCATGTCTAATCTGGTCTAACTATCACAGCGCTCAAAGATACCTAACGCTTGAAAATAATGGACATTCAA TATATGCCTCTTCCACATGGGCCCAAGGTGGAATTCCCATACTATCAGGGGGAATACTAACag GCAACTACATTTTTGATGCAGTACATTGGCACTGGGGCCGGGACAATAATGATGGGTCAGAGCATTCGTTTCAAtcacacaaatatcctcttgaAATGCACTTAGTTCATTATAATTCACAATATCC ATCGATCAGTGCAGCATTAGCTTCTAATGATCCGCAAGCTCTCGCCGTTGTTGGAGTAATGTTCAAG GCTTCTATATTTTCAAACCCTGGCATGACCGTCCTCACTCAAGCGATGAGGAGAGCTACGTCAGCTGGTGTTCAAAACATGGTTTTACCCCTCGGTCACTTGGGGCTGAATTTCAAAGATGGCTATTACACATACTTAGGATCGTTGACGAGTCCACCATGTAATCAAGTAGTGCGTTGGATCATCTTAAAGAAACCTCTTCACATCAAAAGTAGTCAG TTAAACATATTCAGGAGCATTTTGGTAAATGGAAGACCTTTAACATACAATTATAGAAATATACAACCATTGAACGGACGTCAAGTACAGTACTATGATCAatgtcaataa